The Hippoglossus stenolepis isolate QCI-W04-F060 chromosome 11, HSTE1.2, whole genome shotgun sequence genome includes a window with the following:
- the LOC118117881 gene encoding spindlin-1 isoform X1: MSKKRGRILTIRGDSIHMAPQMFGKRKRSSGELSESSASTSTLSADPDNLLGHRIQHNWREKGNMTKWKGTVLERLTVNSSLYMVKYDGFDCVYGIELFKDNRVSNLQMLSEKVVNNKIKVPPGAEELVGRAVEHLFEKEDGEKNEWRGMVLSRAPIMTHWYYITYEKDPVLYMYQLWDDYKDGDLRVLPESENKHLLPADRKPGEEPESLVGKQVEYVTDNGLKRTGLVIYQVPAKPTVYYIKYDDDVHIHVYDLVKTT, from the exons ATGTCAAAGAAACGGGGCAG AATTCTCACTATCAGGGGCGACAGTATCCATATGGCACCCCAGATGTTTGGTAAAAG GAAGCGCAGCAGTGGCGAGCTAAGTGAGAGCTCGGCGTCGACCTCGACCCTGAGCGCAGACCCTGACAACCTGCTCGGCCACAGAATCCAGCACAACTGGAGGGAAAAGGGTAACATGACCAAGTGGAAAGGCACCGTGCTGGAGCGTCTCACTGTCAACAGCTCCCTCTACATGGTTAAATATGACGGCTTTGACTGTGTCTATGGCATCGAGCTGTTCAAAGACAACCGGGTGTCTAATCTGCAGATGCTGTCAGAGAAAGTCG TGAATAATAAGATCAAGGTCCCTCCGGGGGCGGAGGAGCTGGTGGGCCGAGCTGTGGAGCATCTGTTCGAGAAGGAGGACGGCGAGAAAAACGAGTGGCGAGGCATGGTGCTGTCCAGAGCCCCCATCATGACCCACTGGTATTATATCACCTACGAGAAGGACCCAGTGCTGTACATGTACCAGCTATGGGACGACTACAAGGACGGAGATCTACGTGTCCTGCCGGAATCAG AGAACAAACACCTGCTGCCAGCAGACAGGAAGCCTGGTGAGGAGCCAGAGAGCCTTGTGGGTAAACAGGTGGAGTATGTCACAGATAACGGTCTGAAGAGGACAGGATTGGTCATCTACCAGGTCCCAGCGAAGCCCACGGTATATTACATTAAATATGACGATGACGTTCACATCCATGTCTACGATCTAGTCAAGACCACCTAG
- the LOC118117881 gene encoding spindlin-1 isoform X3, with the protein MSKKRGRKRSSGELSESSASTSTLSADPDNLLGHRIQHNWREKGNMTKWKGTVLERLTVNSSLYMVKYDGFDCVYGIELFKDNRVSNLQMLSEKVVNNKIKVPPGAEELVGRAVEHLFEKEDGEKNEWRGMVLSRAPIMTHWYYITYEKDPVLYMYQLWDDYKDGDLRVLPESENKHLLPADRKPGEEPESLVGKQVEYVTDNGLKRTGLVIYQVPAKPTVYYIKYDDDVHIHVYDLVKTT; encoded by the exons ATGTCAAAGAAACGGGGCAG GAAGCGCAGCAGTGGCGAGCTAAGTGAGAGCTCGGCGTCGACCTCGACCCTGAGCGCAGACCCTGACAACCTGCTCGGCCACAGAATCCAGCACAACTGGAGGGAAAAGGGTAACATGACCAAGTGGAAAGGCACCGTGCTGGAGCGTCTCACTGTCAACAGCTCCCTCTACATGGTTAAATATGACGGCTTTGACTGTGTCTATGGCATCGAGCTGTTCAAAGACAACCGGGTGTCTAATCTGCAGATGCTGTCAGAGAAAGTCG TGAATAATAAGATCAAGGTCCCTCCGGGGGCGGAGGAGCTGGTGGGCCGAGCTGTGGAGCATCTGTTCGAGAAGGAGGACGGCGAGAAAAACGAGTGGCGAGGCATGGTGCTGTCCAGAGCCCCCATCATGACCCACTGGTATTATATCACCTACGAGAAGGACCCAGTGCTGTACATGTACCAGCTATGGGACGACTACAAGGACGGAGATCTACGTGTCCTGCCGGAATCAG AGAACAAACACCTGCTGCCAGCAGACAGGAAGCCTGGTGAGGAGCCAGAGAGCCTTGTGGGTAAACAGGTGGAGTATGTCACAGATAACGGTCTGAAGAGGACAGGATTGGTCATCTACCAGGTCCCAGCGAAGCCCACGGTATATTACATTAAATATGACGATGACGTTCACATCCATGTCTACGATCTAGTCAAGACCACCTAG
- the LOC118117881 gene encoding spindlin-1 isoform X2 translates to MAPQMFGKRKRSSGELSESSASTSTLSADPDNLLGHRIQHNWREKGNMTKWKGTVLERLTVNSSLYMVKYDGFDCVYGIELFKDNRVSNLQMLSEKVVNNKIKVPPGAEELVGRAVEHLFEKEDGEKNEWRGMVLSRAPIMTHWYYITYEKDPVLYMYQLWDDYKDGDLRVLPESENKHLLPADRKPGEEPESLVGKQVEYVTDNGLKRTGLVIYQVPAKPTVYYIKYDDDVHIHVYDLVKTT, encoded by the exons ATGGCACCCCAGATGTTTGGTAAAAG GAAGCGCAGCAGTGGCGAGCTAAGTGAGAGCTCGGCGTCGACCTCGACCCTGAGCGCAGACCCTGACAACCTGCTCGGCCACAGAATCCAGCACAACTGGAGGGAAAAGGGTAACATGACCAAGTGGAAAGGCACCGTGCTGGAGCGTCTCACTGTCAACAGCTCCCTCTACATGGTTAAATATGACGGCTTTGACTGTGTCTATGGCATCGAGCTGTTCAAAGACAACCGGGTGTCTAATCTGCAGATGCTGTCAGAGAAAGTCG TGAATAATAAGATCAAGGTCCCTCCGGGGGCGGAGGAGCTGGTGGGCCGAGCTGTGGAGCATCTGTTCGAGAAGGAGGACGGCGAGAAAAACGAGTGGCGAGGCATGGTGCTGTCCAGAGCCCCCATCATGACCCACTGGTATTATATCACCTACGAGAAGGACCCAGTGCTGTACATGTACCAGCTATGGGACGACTACAAGGACGGAGATCTACGTGTCCTGCCGGAATCAG AGAACAAACACCTGCTGCCAGCAGACAGGAAGCCTGGTGAGGAGCCAGAGAGCCTTGTGGGTAAACAGGTGGAGTATGTCACAGATAACGGTCTGAAGAGGACAGGATTGGTCATCTACCAGGTCCCAGCGAAGCCCACGGTATATTACATTAAATATGACGATGACGTTCACATCCATGTCTACGATCTAGTCAAGACCACCTAG